In Thermosynechococcus sichuanensis E542, a single genomic region encodes these proteins:
- a CDS encoding response regulator: MAPKLRLLIVEDDPMMQLGLGQALGEQFAVVGYAEDGYGAIDLTRQLQPQVIIMDIGLPRLDGIAATQRLKQEFPDIHVVMLTSHQSALEAIAALSSGADAYCIKGETVERLLMAIAAAQEGATYLDPQIARHVIQHLHPPQPTMDYHLSQRELDVLKLMVEGYSNPEIASKLFLSPNTIKTHVRGILNKLAVDDRVQAAVVALRNGLV; encoded by the coding sequence ATGGCACCCAAGCTGCGGCTCCTGATTGTTGAAGATGATCCAATGATGCAACTGGGGCTAGGACAAGCCCTAGGGGAGCAATTTGCTGTGGTGGGTTATGCTGAAGACGGGTATGGTGCCATTGACTTGACACGGCAATTGCAGCCGCAAGTGATCATTATGGACATTGGCCTCCCAAGGCTAGATGGAATTGCCGCCACCCAACGGCTTAAGCAGGAGTTTCCCGACATTCATGTGGTGATGCTCACCTCCCACCAATCAGCCCTTGAGGCCATTGCTGCCCTGTCTAGTGGTGCCGATGCCTACTGTATCAAGGGAGAAACCGTTGAGCGATTACTGATGGCGATCGCCGCTGCCCAAGAGGGAGCCACCTACCTCGATCCCCAGATTGCCCGCCATGTGATCCAGCACCTGCATCCGCCCCAACCGACCATGGACTACCACCTTTCGCAGCGGGAACTGGATGTCCTGAAGCTGATGGTGGAAGGTTACAGTAACCCTGAAATTGCCAGTAAGTTGTTTTTAAGCCCAAACACCATCAAGACCCATGTGCGCGGTATTTTGAACAAGTTGGCGGTAGATGACCGCGTGCAGGCGGCAGTTGTTGCACTTCGTAACGGTTTAGTCTAA
- a CDS encoding YbaB/EbfC family nucleoid-associated protein — translation MAQGQGFGFGLGKMKELAAAIQKAQQVQEGAKKLQEDLEKMDIEGQAAGGAVKVIMSGTQEPRRVEISPDLLSEGAEVLSDLVTAAMRDAYQKSTATMRERMEELTSGLNVPGLG, via the coding sequence ATGGCACAGGGACAGGGTTTTGGCTTCGGTCTTGGCAAAATGAAGGAGTTGGCCGCAGCCATCCAAAAAGCGCAGCAAGTTCAAGAAGGCGCCAAGAAGCTGCAAGAAGACCTCGAAAAAATGGACATTGAGGGTCAAGCAGCGGGGGGTGCCGTCAAGGTGATTATGAGTGGTACCCAAGAACCCCGCCGCGTCGAAATCAGCCCAGATCTTCTCAGTGAGGGGGCAGAAGTGCTCTCTGACTTGGTGACCGCCGCCATGCGCGATGCCTACCAAAAATCCACCGCCACCATGCGGGAGCGGATGGAAGAGTTGACAAGTGGCTTGAACGTGCCGGGTCTCGGTTAA
- a CDS encoding DUF4330 domain-containing protein, whose protein sequence is MKLIDRYGRLFGKLSLLDLGAGVVLLCVLAGLFLLPGRSGTSLAQMTAAQPIEVDILVLGLSTPSPQDLIPKGSTANFIIRNQPYGQVTVKNVQVLPRTVTVSQPDGSVKALPDPRPEMAFSSNLLLTLEGRGQVTNNGPVLGNTGIKVGTPVELEGKEYNFRASVIAVRPL, encoded by the coding sequence ATGAAACTCATTGATCGCTATGGTCGTCTTTTTGGCAAGCTGAGTCTTTTAGACCTTGGGGCAGGGGTTGTTCTGCTGTGCGTCTTGGCGGGATTATTTCTCCTACCGGGGCGATCGGGCACCTCGTTGGCACAAATGACCGCTGCCCAACCCATTGAAGTGGATATTTTGGTTCTTGGTTTGAGTACCCCTAGTCCCCAAGACCTCATTCCCAAGGGCAGTACTGCCAACTTTATTATTCGCAACCAGCCCTATGGCCAAGTGACTGTAAAAAATGTCCAAGTACTGCCACGCACGGTTACTGTTTCCCAGCCCGATGGGTCGGTTAAAGCCCTGCCAGATCCCCGCCCAGAGATGGCCTTTAGCAGTAACTTACTCCTAACCCTCGAAGGCCGAGGTCAAGTCACTAATAATGGGCCTGTGTTGGGGAATACTGGCATCAAAGTAGGGACGCCCGTAGAATTAGAGGGCAAAGAGTATAATTTTCGCGCCTCAGTGATTGCCGTTAGGCCGTTGTAG
- a CDS encoding NAD(P)H-quinone oxidoreductase subunit 5, which produces MEPLYQYAWLIPVLPLLGALIVGFGLIAFSETTSKLRRPSAIFIMVLMAIAMVHSLSLFWSQVQGHAPYTQMIEWAAAGNLHIAMGYVIDPLAALMLVIVTTVAFLVMLYSDGYMAHDAGYVRFFAYLSLFGSSMLGLVVSPNLVQVYIFWELVGMCSYLLIGFWYDRKSAAEAAQKAFVTNRVGDFGLLLGMVGLFWATGTFDFGGMGDRLTELVNSGLLSPSLAAILAILVFLGPVAKSAQFPLHVWLPDAMEGPTPISALIHAATMVAAGVFLIARMFPVFEQLPPVMTIIAWTGAFTAFMGATIAITQNDIKKSLAYSTISQLGYMVMGMGVGAYSAGLFHLMTHAYFKAMLFLGSGSVIHGMEGVVGHNPDLAQDMRYMGGLRKYMPITGATFLVGCLAISGVPPFAGFWSKDEILGAVFHANPAMWLLTWLTAGLTAFYMFRMYFMTFEGKFRNVPPELQEHPDHDAHHDHHAAEPHESPWTMTLPLVVLAIPSTLIGFVGTPFNNLFEGFIHAPSEEMVAEHAVDLTEFLILGGSSVGIGLMGITVASLMYLKGTPSPQAIAKAIQPLYQFSLHKWYFDELYEAVFIKGCRRLARQVLEVDYNVVDGVVNLTGFVTMVTGEGLKYFQNGRAQFYALIVLLAVLGFVIFSVQA; this is translated from the coding sequence ATGGAACCCCTGTATCAATACGCTTGGCTGATTCCCGTTTTACCCCTGTTGGGCGCGCTGATTGTTGGCTTTGGCTTGATTGCCTTCTCAGAAACCACCTCGAAACTGCGGCGACCCAGTGCCATTTTCATCATGGTGTTGATGGCGATCGCCATGGTGCATTCTCTGAGCCTGTTCTGGAGCCAAGTCCAAGGCCACGCTCCCTACACGCAAATGATTGAATGGGCAGCAGCGGGCAATCTCCACATTGCCATGGGATACGTGATTGACCCCTTAGCGGCATTGATGTTGGTCATCGTCACAACAGTGGCCTTTTTAGTCATGCTCTACAGCGATGGCTATATGGCTCATGATGCGGGCTATGTTCGCTTTTTTGCCTATCTGAGCCTATTTGGCTCCTCGATGCTGGGGTTGGTCGTCAGTCCCAACTTGGTGCAAGTCTATATCTTTTGGGAACTGGTGGGGATGTGCTCCTACCTGCTGATTGGCTTCTGGTATGACCGCAAAAGCGCGGCGGAAGCAGCACAGAAGGCATTTGTCACCAACCGTGTCGGGGATTTTGGCCTTTTGTTGGGCATGGTGGGGCTATTTTGGGCGACGGGTACCTTTGACTTTGGCGGCATGGGCGATCGCCTGACGGAGCTGGTGAATAGCGGGCTACTTTCCCCCAGTCTGGCTGCGATTCTTGCCATCTTGGTTTTTCTCGGTCCTGTGGCCAAATCTGCCCAGTTTCCCCTGCATGTGTGGCTGCCCGATGCCATGGAAGGTCCCACCCCCATTTCTGCTCTCATTCACGCGGCAACGATGGTGGCTGCTGGGGTTTTCCTGATTGCGCGGATGTTCCCTGTGTTTGAGCAATTGCCCCCAGTCATGACGATTATTGCCTGGACAGGAGCCTTTACGGCGTTTATGGGGGCAACCATTGCCATCACCCAAAACGACATCAAAAAGAGCTTGGCCTATTCAACCATTTCTCAACTGGGCTATATGGTTATGGGAATGGGGGTAGGTGCCTACAGTGCCGGTCTTTTTCACCTAATGACCCATGCTTACTTCAAAGCAATGCTTTTTCTGGGATCGGGGTCAGTGATTCACGGTATGGAAGGGGTGGTTGGCCATAACCCCGACTTGGCTCAAGATATGCGCTACATGGGCGGTCTGCGCAAGTATATGCCCATTACGGGGGCAACGTTTCTAGTGGGGTGCTTAGCCATTTCCGGCGTGCCTCCCTTTGCGGGCTTTTGGTCAAAGGATGAAATTTTAGGTGCGGTCTTTCACGCCAACCCAGCTATGTGGCTGCTGACGTGGCTGACGGCTGGCTTAACCGCCTTTTACATGTTCCGTATGTACTTCATGACCTTTGAGGGCAAGTTCCGCAATGTGCCCCCAGAGTTACAGGAGCACCCTGATCACGATGCCCACCACGATCACCATGCTGCTGAACCCCATGAATCTCCTTGGACAATGACCCTGCCCTTGGTGGTGCTAGCGATTCCCTCGACGTTGATTGGCTTTGTCGGCACCCCCTTCAACAATCTCTTTGAGGGCTTTATCCATGCTCCTAGTGAGGAGATGGTGGCGGAGCACGCGGTGGATTTGACGGAGTTTCTCATCCTTGGCGGTAGCTCTGTGGGCATTGGCCTGATGGGCATCACTGTGGCCTCCCTGATGTATCTCAAGGGCACTCCTAGTCCGCAGGCGATCGCCAAAGCCATTCAACCGCTGTACCAGTTCTCACTGCATAAGTGGTACTTCGATGAACTCTATGAAGCCGTCTTCATCAAAGGCTGTCGTCGCTTGGCGCGTCAGGTCTTGGAAGTGGACTACAACGTGGTGGATGGTGTGGTCAACCTTACGGGCTTTGTCACGATGGTCACGGGTGAAGGGCTGAAATACTTCCAGAATGGCCGTGCCCAATTCTACGCCCTGATTGTGCTGCTGGCGGTGTTGGGATTTGTCATCTTCTCGGTGCAAGCCTAA
- a CDS encoding FHA domain-containing protein — protein MASHSNEATVLASDQDSSPFLQISTPASVEEFPLLQAMVRVGRSPHNEIVISYPTISRHHFEIVKTDTGYHIRDLDSKLGLVYGDRPIKEKDLKDGDTFYIGANVKITFREGQAQFLQKAISFQGKTVLRIGRGDDNDIQIDHPQISRHHAKIERQGTSIVITDLNSSNGVFCNGKRLTKPHALRIGDKIRIGPYLLQINVDETITVDNETGSIRLDAFGLEKVVKGNKKLLHDVSLSILPREFVVIAGVSGCGKSTLLRALTGFNPASSGTVLVNGNDLYHNFDAYRSQFAYVPQEDIVHKELTVEEALDFAAQLRMPADITPTERHSRVEEVMQILGLSQRRDVPIKNLSGGQLKRVSIGVELITKPSLFFLDEATSGLDPGTEADVMTLLRRLANGGCTVVLITHVTENIKLCNLVLFLAAGGRIAYFGPPHEAPEYFGVKSFNDIYPLVERERSPEEWQQLYLQSKQYKTYVLDRQKSVVCHLDHGRTPDAQGKRASKIPQYHPVSGLRQYLILLQREAAVLLRDRVSLILNFSIPFFIGLLDLIVWDRHLFDIRKGDAASAITMLFATALVAVMVGNLTTMREIAKEREIYRREHLVGLKIGAYVFSKTTVALLLALYQASAFLLFKNIAIDFPGDSLTQLQLWLTMFLASFSGMMMGLLVSALSPNTAIAPLLLILFLIPQVTFGGGIIAPSQMNPIGQVMNVFTLTKWPFEAFVTITKVGKDVALDPCWTKPNETHPPESCRCTGAQLFKTCYFPGVRSYYTPALDEAEPQKPTEPATPTTPAAFATFQEEMANYKDDLEIWQDQYSNWMLKREKAIGQAEGIIDRLYGIYGEIFDVNVAGHWLIISLFIVLMFAMIVGIQIYFDTLH, from the coding sequence ATGGCATCCCATAGTAATGAGGCAACGGTTTTAGCCTCCGATCAAGACTCATCTCCCTTTCTGCAAATTAGTACGCCCGCTTCCGTCGAGGAGTTTCCACTTTTGCAAGCGATGGTACGGGTAGGGCGATCGCCCCACAACGAGATTGTGATCTCCTATCCGACCATTTCGCGGCATCACTTTGAAATTGTTAAGACGGATACAGGCTATCACATCCGTGACTTGGACAGTAAGCTCGGTCTGGTTTATGGCGATCGCCCCATCAAAGAAAAAGACCTTAAGGACGGGGATACCTTCTACATTGGTGCCAACGTTAAGATTACCTTCCGTGAAGGCCAAGCTCAGTTTCTGCAAAAAGCAATTAGCTTTCAGGGCAAGACCGTTCTGCGCATTGGCCGGGGTGACGACAATGACATTCAAATCGATCACCCCCAAATCTCGCGCCACCATGCCAAGATTGAACGTCAAGGCACCTCCATTGTTATTACAGACCTCAACTCCTCCAATGGTGTCTTTTGCAACGGCAAGCGGCTCACCAAACCCCATGCCCTACGAATTGGCGACAAAATTCGCATCGGCCCTTATCTACTGCAAATCAATGTTGATGAAACAATCACCGTTGACAATGAAACGGGCAGTATCCGCCTTGATGCTTTTGGCCTAGAGAAAGTTGTCAAAGGAAATAAAAAACTGCTCCACGATGTCTCTCTATCCATTTTGCCCCGTGAATTTGTGGTCATTGCCGGCGTCAGTGGGTGTGGTAAATCCACCCTATTGCGGGCGCTGACGGGATTTAACCCCGCCTCCAGTGGCACCGTCTTGGTGAATGGCAACGATCTGTACCACAACTTTGATGCCTACCGCTCGCAGTTTGCCTATGTACCTCAGGAAGATATCGTCCACAAGGAACTTACCGTTGAGGAAGCCCTCGACTTTGCCGCCCAATTGCGTATGCCTGCTGACATCACACCCACTGAACGCCACAGCCGCGTGGAAGAGGTGATGCAGATTTTGGGTTTGAGCCAACGGCGGGATGTGCCAATCAAAAATCTCAGTGGCGGTCAACTGAAGCGGGTCTCCATTGGTGTTGAGTTAATTACCAAACCCAGTTTGTTCTTTCTCGATGAGGCCACTTCGGGTCTGGATCCGGGTACCGAGGCAGATGTCATGACCCTATTGCGGCGCTTGGCCAATGGGGGTTGTACTGTGGTGCTGATCACCCATGTCACAGAAAATATCAAGCTATGTAATTTGGTCTTGTTTCTCGCCGCTGGCGGTCGCATTGCCTATTTTGGCCCACCCCATGAAGCCCCTGAATACTTTGGTGTCAAGTCCTTTAATGACATTTATCCCTTGGTTGAGCGCGAACGTAGCCCCGAGGAGTGGCAGCAGTTATATTTGCAGTCAAAGCAGTACAAAACCTATGTTCTCGATCGCCAGAAGTCAGTGGTTTGCCACTTGGATCATGGACGCACCCCAGATGCCCAAGGTAAACGTGCCAGTAAAATCCCCCAGTACCACCCCGTCTCAGGCTTACGACAGTACCTGATCTTGCTACAACGGGAAGCGGCGGTTTTGCTGCGCGATCGCGTCAGTTTAATTTTGAATTTCTCGATCCCTTTCTTTATTGGTTTACTGGACTTAATTGTTTGGGATCGTCATCTGTTTGATATTCGCAAGGGGGATGCCGCCTCAGCGATTACGATGCTCTTTGCCACAGCCTTGGTGGCGGTGATGGTAGGTAATTTAACTACGATGCGCGAAATCGCCAAGGAACGAGAGATTTACCGCCGCGAACACCTCGTGGGGCTGAAAATTGGTGCTTATGTCTTTTCCAAGACAACGGTGGCGCTATTGCTGGCACTTTATCAGGCCTCGGCCTTTCTCCTATTCAAAAACATTGCCATTGATTTTCCCGGCGATAGCCTCACCCAATTGCAGTTGTGGCTGACAATGTTCTTGGCCTCCTTCAGTGGCATGATGATGGGGCTATTGGTGTCGGCACTGTCACCCAATACCGCGATCGCCCCCCTGCTATTGATTCTCTTTCTCATTCCCCAAGTAACCTTTGGCGGCGGGATTATTGCCCCCTCCCAGATGAATCCCATTGGCCAAGTCATGAACGTCTTTACCCTAACCAAGTGGCCCTTTGAAGCCTTTGTCACGATTACAAAAGTGGGCAAGGATGTGGCCTTGGATCCCTGCTGGACGAAACCCAATGAAACCCATCCCCCCGAAAGTTGTCGCTGCACGGGTGCTCAACTCTTTAAGACCTGCTACTTTCCGGGGGTTCGTAGCTACTACACCCCAGCCCTTGATGAGGCAGAACCGCAAAAGCCCACGGAACCAGCAACGCCAACCACCCCAGCGGCCTTTGCCACCTTCCAAGAGGAGATGGCCAACTACAAGGATGATTTGGAGATTTGGCAGGATCAGTATTCCAATTGGATGCTGAAGCGGGAAAAAGCCATTGGCCAAGCGGAGGGGATCATTGACCGCCTCTACGGCATTTATGGTGAAATCTTTGACGTGAATGTGGCGGGGCACTGGCTGATCATTAGCTTGTTTATTGTCCTCATGTTTGCCATGATTGTCGGCATTCAGATCTATTTTGATACCCTCCACTAG
- a CDS encoding RidA family protein: MTKVIIYTTDAPMPVGPYSQAVRQGEWVFLAGQIALDPKTGEIVGGEDVKAQTRQVMDNLSAVLKAAGSDWSQVVKTTVYLADLNDFAAMNEIYAQYMDAETAPARACVEVSRLPKGVKVEIDCIAYCPTTA, encoded by the coding sequence ATGACAAAAGTGATTATTTATACCACTGATGCGCCTATGCCTGTTGGCCCCTATAGCCAAGCCGTGCGGCAAGGGGAATGGGTCTTTCTCGCAGGGCAAATTGCCCTTGATCCCAAAACGGGTGAGATTGTCGGTGGTGAAGATGTCAAGGCGCAAACCCGCCAAGTGATGGACAACCTCAGTGCTGTCCTCAAGGCCGCCGGCAGCGATTGGTCACAGGTGGTAAAGACAACCGTTTATCTCGCAGACCTCAATGACTTCGCTGCCATGAATGAAATCTATGCTCAGTACATGGATGCCGAGACAGCGCCTGCTCGTGCCTGTGTAGAGGTCTCGCGACTGCCGAAGGGAGTCAAGGTTGAAATTGACTGCATTGCCTACTGTCCTACAACGGCCTAA
- a CDS encoding WD40 repeat domain-containing protein, whose product MNSLIPLAQTQLQEYVTALAWGDRHLLAASAAGEVYHINPEVGEQLILQTATDQSLTILAVASDRQWWAAAGEQGRVLIGSLAHPENLQVLHYGSHWIDQLAWHPTLPWVAFSLGHYVQIWDAAQADVIATLDFAASSVLALAWQPTGDALAVAGYGGVRVWSAKDWDADPQELGFMSAAVGVAWSATGEYFAASNMDHTLFVWRWGDQYPWQMQGFPGKVRNLHWLETANQAPQLLSSSQEGIILWHLSEDESGWQPQVLDLHRGTVRALSIHPRGQGFVSSGDEGWLCYWQQTQPQQLLQGAQEYFTTLAWHPKGAYLAAGGTQGELWVWQTS is encoded by the coding sequence GTGAATTCCCTCATCCCGCTAGCACAAACCCAACTTCAAGAGTACGTCACTGCCTTGGCGTGGGGCGATCGCCATCTGTTGGCTGCTTCAGCCGCAGGCGAGGTCTATCACATTAATCCAGAGGTGGGTGAGCAGCTCATCCTGCAAACGGCGACCGATCAAAGCTTAACGATCCTCGCAGTGGCGAGCGATCGCCAGTGGTGGGCAGCGGCTGGAGAGCAGGGACGGGTGCTGATTGGTTCCTTAGCTCACCCTGAAAATCTGCAGGTGCTCCACTACGGTTCCCACTGGATTGATCAACTGGCTTGGCATCCCACATTGCCTTGGGTTGCTTTTAGTCTTGGTCACTACGTCCAGATTTGGGATGCAGCTCAAGCCGATGTTATTGCCACCCTTGATTTTGCGGCCTCGTCAGTTCTCGCTTTGGCTTGGCAACCCACCGGTGACGCTTTGGCCGTTGCCGGTTATGGCGGTGTACGGGTGTGGTCGGCTAAAGATTGGGATGCCGATCCCCAAGAATTAGGATTTATGTCTGCGGCAGTGGGCGTAGCTTGGTCCGCCACAGGGGAATATTTCGCGGCCAGCAACATGGATCACACCCTTTTTGTCTGGCGTTGGGGCGATCAGTATCCGTGGCAGATGCAGGGCTTTCCCGGTAAAGTTCGGAATCTTCACTGGTTAGAAACCGCCAACCAAGCCCCCCAACTCCTCAGCAGTTCCCAAGAGGGGATTATCCTCTGGCACCTCAGTGAGGACGAAAGCGGCTGGCAACCCCAAGTGCTTGATCTGCACCGTGGCACTGTGCGTGCGCTCTCTATTCATCCTCGCGGTCAAGGATTTGTATCCAGTGGCGATGAGGGATGGCTCTGTTATTGGCAGCAGACCCAGCCGCAGCAATTACTTCAAGGCGCCCAAGAATACTTCACAACCCTTGCTTGGCACCCCAAGGGAGCCTATTTGGCCGCCGGGGGCACCCAAGGGGAACTCTGGGTTTGGCAAACCAGTTAA
- a CDS encoding lipid-binding SYLF domain-containing protein, whose protein sequence is MGRLYQVGSVMGGAIALVFIPYATLAQNTPDSRMVQRVENATFVLGEFTFNSNNRIPPKIIQRAQGIAIIPNVVQAGFIFGGRRGAGILLVRNENNEWSKPAFITMTGGSFGLQIGAQSTDVVLAFMDKSVVMRSLAQSFRLGGNVSVAAGPVGGEVVSPTDPSPQVFSYTRSAGLFAGVALEGANISFDRSASTRFYGRRNLTPTQIFENSPPLPSPPVLNGLYNALARAAR, encoded by the coding sequence ATGGGACGCTTATACCAAGTGGGGTCTGTCATGGGTGGGGCGATCGCCTTGGTTTTCATCCCCTATGCCACCCTTGCCCAAAATACCCCTGATTCTCGCATGGTGCAGCGGGTCGAAAATGCCACATTTGTCCTTGGCGAGTTTACCTTTAACAGCAACAATCGCATTCCACCGAAGATTATCCAGCGTGCCCAAGGCATTGCCATTATTCCCAACGTGGTTCAAGCCGGCTTTATTTTTGGTGGCCGCCGCGGTGCTGGCATTCTCCTTGTGCGCAATGAAAATAATGAATGGAGTAAGCCCGCCTTTATCACCATGACCGGCGGGAGCTTTGGCCTGCAAATTGGTGCCCAATCCACGGATGTGGTGCTGGCTTTCATGGACAAATCCGTAGTCATGCGCAGCTTGGCGCAGTCGTTTCGCCTAGGGGGTAATGTCTCCGTTGCCGCAGGCCCTGTAGGTGGCGAAGTTGTGAGTCCCACCGACCCTAGTCCCCAAGTCTTTTCCTACACGCGCAGTGCCGGTCTGTTTGCTGGCGTTGCCCTCGAGGGTGCCAACATTAGTTTTGACCGTAGTGCCAGCACCCGTTTCTATGGCCGCCGCAATTTGACCCCCACGCAAATTTTCGAGAACTCGCCCCCCCTCCCTTCCCCTCCCGTCCTCAATGGTCTCTACAATGCCCTTGCCCGTGCGGCGCGCTAG